The proteins below are encoded in one region of Phaseolus vulgaris cultivar G19833 chromosome 1, P. vulgaris v2.0, whole genome shotgun sequence:
- the LOC137815949 gene encoding uncharacterized mitochondrial protein AtMg00810-like: MLDSAPVATPMTHTSCLSPDQGSALDADATSQYRRLLGRLIYLTNTRPDIAFAVHNLSQFISAPTTHHQQAVSRLLRYLKGTLGEGLYFSHTSSLHLCGFSDSDWATCPTTRKSVTGYSIYLGDSLISWKSKKHATISHSSSEAEYRALATTTCELQWLSYLL, encoded by the coding sequence atgcttgactctgcacctgtggccactcctatgactcatACCTCCTGTCTCTCTCCCGATCAAGGCTCCGCTCTTGATGCTGATGCAACTTcccaatacagaagactccttggacgtctaatctacttaaccaacacgcgacctGACATCGCCTTtgctgtccacaatttaagccaattcatatctgcacccacaactcatcatcaacaagctgtctcacgtcttttgcgttacctcaagggcacccttggtgaaggactatatttttctcatactAGCTCACTTCACCTATGTGGatttagtgactctgactgggcaacatgtcctaccacacgcaaatctgtcactggatattccatctacttaggagactccctaatatcatggaaatcaaagaagcatgCAACTATCTCCCACAGCTCCTCCgaagccgagtatagagcccttgccaccaccacatgtgagctacaatggttgtcttacctcctttag